The Melospiza georgiana isolate bMelGeo1 chromosome 1, bMelGeo1.pri, whole genome shotgun sequence genome contains the following window.
ACcatatttgctttattttgttgGTTGAGCCACTCTTTGTCATGGTTTAAAAACACAGTCTTCCAAAAAGACAATTTCAGCTttagtattttttcttctaactAGATTGAATTTAATTTCTGCAGCTCTCTACTCTTCACAAgtaaaactaacaaaaaaattaattggaaCATTATATGTAATGAATGGGATGGAAAAGCAGTAGGATCTGAAGAGAAATGCTGTTCTGCCCACTGAGTGCCAGTAGTTTGTTTTCTAGCACAGATGTGAAAAGAGGGCAGCAGTGGCTTCTGCCTGTTGACTACAAGTGTTTGATCTCTGTACAATTGCGTAAGGGAGGAGACTGAGCACTCAAAAACCAACTCTATGCAGATTCATTATTACTCTTGAAATTGCATATGATCTGTTCTCTcgtgttttgttttgtttttttaaacaagtaCATGCCAGCCCTTGAAAGGATTAAAATTGACTACATCACAGAAGTAGGTAGGAGGATCTACCCACAGATAGTGCAGTATTAAGCTCTTTATCTGTTCCCTTCTTAGGCCCTTAGACTCTCCCTTAGCTGTAAATTGAGAGTTTCTTTCTGAGTGAAAATGGTTTTTTTGCTTAGAGATTCCTTGGCAGAAATTTTAATGGAATTGTCTGTCATCAACACCTGCTTTCAAGCTTTACCGATAAAATTAGATTTTGTATCTCAGCATCACATATGGCATCTTTATAATTAGTCTTTTTGCAGTATATGAATGTCAGTTCCTAAAATGATGCCTGTACTGTTCATGTGGGAATATTTCACTTCATTAATCAAATCCAAGTTTTTCATTGGTGCTTCAAATTGTTTAAAAGCCACATCTTCATATGTCTAATCTCAAAACCTTTTTGATGGACTGATACAACAcatttgcagctgcactgggacCAAGCTGTGAGCACATCCCTTCTGGAAATGGGATTCTAGAGCTCTAGATGGGCCTCCATTCCTAGAGTCACTTGTGGAAATGTAGTCTTTGAATATGTAGCTATCTGAAAATGAGGGGTGGCCTTTTTTAGAGGGCTCAGTATTGATCTAATCTTGGAAACAGAGGAAGGTCTATGCCCAGAAgattctgaaaaatattattatacaTAACATTTCAGAACAAGAACACACAGATTTTAACACACACTCTCAAGAATAAGCAAACTCAGAGGTGTTTTCAGGCAAGTGATGATCAGAATCACTGGTCAGCAATATAGGTAGAAGTGTTGCCGTGTCAGTGACTCACAGGTGGCTGTTTCAAACCATTGTAAAATGCATGGGAAATCTTATACTAGTACAGACACCAGTATAGGTGATAGGTGATTTTTTCATTACTCATGTCACAGCTGAGAATTTTTATTCCACTTGGGTACATTCATTTCTCTGCTCATATGAGAAAATGCACAAAGCAACAGATCATCACTATACCACTAGTAGTAATGGCATGAAAGTGGTAACATTTGTATGGAAGTCAGCACTCAGTACCCTTATGCAACAAGATGAAAATGTGCAAACTGTTAACTTGTGATAGAAATGTCTTTAGTTTCTCAAGTGCAAAGTGCAGTGTCAGCAACACTAtcttctagggaaaaaaaaaagacaaataggAAAACATTTATAAACATAGCTCTTGATAGCTCTCATGCAAACTGCTGTCAGACTTGTACACTAATGCAGTGAATCATTCAGGCTCAGCTCACTGGGGGTACTCCTGCTCATATTGGTCAGGCTGGCCATAAGGGATTTAACTTTATAAGCATAGTAGTCCCTTAAGTTGACAGATGGAACTTCTTTCATGCCATCACCAAAATCACAGCTTCTCATGGCACTCTCTAACTGCTTCTGACGCCTATAGAAGTGAGAGAATTTATTAAAGATCAGTGTAATGGGAAGCACTACCACTAGGATACCAGCTAGGATGCATGCAGATGCTGTCAGCTTGCCAGCAGTGCTCCCTGGCACCACGTCCCCGTAGCCCACTGTGGTCATGCTAACAGTAGCCCACCACCAACAAGCAGGGATGGTGGCTAACCCCTCATTGTCTTCTTTCTCAATAGTGTAAGCCACTACTGAGAAAATGGAGATGCCCACAGAGAGGTAGAGTAAAAGAAGCCCCACCTCTCTGTAGCTGTACTTCAGAGTGGCTCCAAGAGACCTGAGACCTGTGGAGTGTCTGGCAAGCTTCAATATGCGGAAAATCCTCATGAGTCTCAGGACTTGTGCAACTCTGCCTAAATTTGCTAAAGTCGGACTACTTTCCACCACCAAGTTGACAATTAATGTAATATAAAATGGAAGGATGGACATTAGGTCAATCAAATTCAGGGCATgcttgaaaaattttaaaaagtcaggaGCTACTGCAAATCTTGCCACCAGTTCAAAAGTGAACCATGCAATACCAAAATGTTCCACGATTTCAAAGCGAGGGTCTTCCTCGGTGTTCCCGTTGCTGTCAACAATCTGGAAGTCTGGGAGGCTGTTCAGGCACATGGTCACAATGGAGCCCAACACCACCACTATGGAAAGGACGCTGAAGATACGGCTTAAAACCGAGTACCCAGGGTTATCCAAAGCAagccagagctgcctcctgATGTTTCCAAAGGGCTGTTTGTCAAATTTAGAGGCATCATTGTAGAATGCCAAAATCTCATCAAAAGAAGACGTCGTACTTTCCTGGTCACTTTGTTCCTCCCATTTCTCTTGGTCTGGCTCCATTTTCCTCCCATGGTAGCTATAACTGCAGCAGGAGTCTATAAAGAATTCATTGATTCCCCAGTATTCAATCTCTTGGCTGAAAGAAAAGACACAGAGTTCACCCATCACGTGGAGCTTGCCAGTGTTATAAAAATGTAGCACGTAAGGAAAGAGCTCGGGGTTCCTgtcaaaataaaattcattctTGGTGTCATCATAGTCATCACAAAGCTCCAGTATTGACTCCTTTGAATGGCAGCTCAGCAATTTGCCCAGCCTGGTCTCGGGGAACCTTAATAATGTGTTGGATCTCATCTTTTTCTTGAAGCCTCCAACGTTGATGCTGATCTCATTGTCTTCAAAATTCGCTTCAGATAAAGTCCTCAGACTCTGCCCTGTCATAGTGAGCTCCTTCCAAAGGTGGGTAGGGAATGAAAACCTAGGATTCAATTACACAGAAAGTTGGCAAAATGAACAAATCTACAGCATGTTCACCTATTGATGTTTCAtgatctttcttttctttttctcttctttcttttcttttttttgctctctctctctctctccttctctcctttccttctccccccttcactccCCTGTTCACTCactttccctccctttttctccctctgcccccgtttctccccttttccctcttttcttttctcccacGCCCCAGCGAAGACCTTGAGGGAGGCTCCTTTGTTCCCGCGGCatgctcctgtccctcccctcGCCCTTCACCTGGGCTGCGGCTGTCGCTCCCACCGAGCCCCCGTTACTCACGGCCTTTGTGCCACCGGGGCCGCGCGGACCTTTCATTCCCTCCCGGCCCCGCCACACAGgagcccccgccgccgcccggggtgccgcgccgcgccgcgcctCAGGGGCCGGAGCCCCGCTCCGACCGCGGGgagcccgcccggccccgcccggcccgcggCTCTCGGCGCCCGCCCTACCTGCTGCCTCAGCGGCCGCGGCCCCCCGCCGGCgcgccccgctgcccccgggccCCGCCCGCCATCGCCGCCGCCCGCGGGGGCCGCCAGGGCTCGCCTCgctgcccggggctgccggTGCcggggcagtgctgctgctggaggggtgCTGCTGCCGGTGCCGGGGAATGCCGGTGCCGGAGATGTGCTGCTGCCGGGGGATGCCGGTGCCAGGGAATGCCGGTGCCGGGGGGGTGCCGgtgccgggcagggcagggctgggcagggcagggcaggacggCCCCGCCGGCCGCGCGGTGCTGAAGGGACAGCGGCCGCCCCGCTCagcggcgggaggcggcggcacGCCCGCTCGTCATGACGACGACCCCCGCGGctgccgcccgcccccgccgctccccccTACCCCCGGCCCGACCCCGCCGGCAGCGATCGGGCCGGGTGGGTGGGCACCGCGGCTGCGGAGCGGCGGCCCGGCGGAGCCGGTGTGCCGGAGGTGCCTCCGCTCGCTCTTGCCCCCGCGCACCGGCCGCAGCGGCGCCGCAAACTCGGGTTTCCTCCCCGCCGCTTCACGCCGGCTCCGAGCGGCACAACCTCCCGAGGGGGGACGGGGGACGCCCACCCACGGCCGCAGTGGCTCCGAGCACCCGCGGACCTTCTGCCGACGGGCGtcgcccgcccccgcccctcTCCCCCTCACCCTGCCGGGAAGGGCCCGGGGGAGCGGGCGCCGCTACCCCGCCCGCCCATGGCACCCGCGGGTCCTCGCCGTGGCGCCTGAGCAGGGTCCCTGCCGAGGTTGACAACGGGAAAGACGGGGACACCAAAAGTCAGAGCAATTCGGTGAGAGGGGAGCGGAGCTGCGAGTTGAAGCCGCTCGCCTCCCCCTCAGTCGCCTGCTGGGAACCCCCGACctccacacacagccctgcagccatgTCGGGGGGGAAATCGAGAGCGGCGGCGCCTCGAGCAgcggggctgggagggctgaccttgcgctgctgctgctgctcttggtggGTGCACTTTTCGTGGTCGCACACGCAGTAGTGTCCAGCTACATGGTCAGCGatggcagtgtccctgcccacgctGCAggcgactggggaagaaatcTCCCCTCTCTTGCTGAGCCCGGGGTGAGGCCGAGTTTCTCGGGGGGAAGCCTGATCGTGGCAATCCCTGCGCACCTGACCCCGGCGGAGCAGAGCACAGATGCTCCGAGACAGGTGCTTTATGCCGGGATAACCCACATCGTCTCCTGCCAGCTGCCTCGTGACCCCACGCATCTAAAGTCCGGCTCCTGGAGACCCACTGCTGTCAGTGCTTTGTAGGGTCAGGTTGTGCAGGGGGATGAAGACTCCTCTCTTGCTTCCAGCCCTAAACTTCACCTTCGACTTTTTCCTCAAAACCTCGGTGAGGAAGAGAGGTTATAACGTCAAGGCCCAGCCACAGGTGAGCCTCATTTACAAGGAGGCCCCAGTATTAAAGGTCAGCCCTTTAAGAGCCCAGGAAAATGAGTGCAGACATGAAGTGGGGCAAATAAGTCCTGGTGTATGCCACTGGCCAGGTCTCCAAGAGCCTGCTCAGCTTTCCTACCTGGGGTGCCGTGAGCACCCCACCATGCCCCAACAAGGCTGGTGCATTGTGTGGCCAGACCCCACACCTCTGGGGACACTCCCAAGGTGGTGTGCGGGGACCCAGAGCGCTCTCAGCCCCCCCGGAGATGCTTCAGGGATGCTACAGATGgtctccctgctctccttttCTCGGGCGGTGTGtgtttttgctttgctctgctgctggtgagTGGCTCCTGCCTCCCTTTCCCACAGATGCCCTGGGTcagggctctgtgtcccagTACGCGTCACTGCGTGtctggtgacatcccaggggacgCTGAATCCACACGGAATTACGGACACTCCTAGCCAGGAAAAGTGCTGCTCCTCTCAGCCCGGTCCCTCCAGCTCTTCCCCTGCTGGGGAGTGGCACGGAGCAGACAGAGACTGCACGTAGCAGGGAGGAGGCTCAGCAAACGTCGTGGCACCTGCCCGTTTCCCCGTACCGGCGGTGTGTCATGTCCAGAGAGGCAGCTCTCCTGCATCCCAGTGGCACTGCAGCTGTTGTGGTCGTTCGTGAGAGCCGCCTCCTCTCGGGGCTCTGCTGGCGAGCCGCTCACTGGGGAGCTCTAATTATACTGGCTTTTAGTGCCTGGGGCAAGGGGTAGCAGGACACAGGACTGAGAAACCACCACGTCAAAATTTTTGAGTTGGATGCCCCACCACGTTCCCCAGGGCTTGGATAAATCACGAAATTTCTCTATTGTAATTTCCCACTCACTCTTAGGAGAACAAAAATAACTCACATTCCTCAGTAACATTACAAAGAAtagtgagctgctgctggaagtgcATTCAAGCGATGTCCATGTttttcccacagctctgctaTCCTGGGTGGCTGGTGGGGGCTTTAAATATATTGAAACATCTTCAGCAAActtgtaaaaatataaattactttTGTCTCTTATacttaaattaaatattttttccttaatgttGCTTTAGAATAAACTAAGTGGAGGTATATTTGGAGGATTTCCAAGCTTTTATAGATTGTTCTCTCTTTCTAAGTCACTTGGCTAAGAAAAAAGGTTATAGGCAGTCTCATTACTCATTTATCAATCTCTGATCTTATCTGTACCTTGGAAAAATTGCTGGTCACTTTTCTAAGTTGcgttttctcattaaaaaacaCATAAGGATACAGCTCTCACTGGTCTCATATAACTGCTCCTGTAATTAGGGCTAATAGACACAGTCCAAGCATTTTGCTAATAAGGCTAAAATGAATCCAGCACTCAAATTACTAATCCAAAAtccttctggttttgttttttttttttttttttgtttgtttggttttttttggggtttttttttttttttttggcaaaggGCACACTCTGCTCCATGGACATATAAGAGTTACTGTCACTGACCTCATATTTTTGCCTTTCCCAGcagtaaatacagaaaaaaaattctgtaaaaaactGGTGTAATCTGAGGTAAAAGATATGTCAAAAGAAATCAGGTATGTCATTTTTGCACAAAATGAGCTAGTGATGTGTCAGATAAGAGCACATTTTGGGATGCACTGGTAATACACCAAATAAATACGAAACAACGCTTTGTTTACAGTGCCTTGTGGACATTTCTTGGACTGTAGAGAATGCAAGACCACTGCtgaggtggggctgggctgggagcataAGGAAATGTGAAAGAATT
Protein-coding sequences here:
- the KCNS2 gene encoding potassium voltage-gated channel subfamily S member 2; this encodes MTGQSLRTLSEANFEDNEISINVGGFKKKMRSNTLLRFPETRLGKLLSCHSKESILELCDDYDDTKNEFYFDRNPELFPYVLHFYNTGKLHVMGELCVFSFSQEIEYWGINEFFIDSCCSYSYHGRKMEPDQEKWEEQSDQESTTSSFDEILAFYNDASKFDKQPFGNIRRQLWLALDNPGYSVLSRIFSVLSIVVVLGSIVTMCLNSLPDFQIVDSNGNTEEDPRFEIVEHFGIAWFTFELVARFAVAPDFLKFFKHALNLIDLMSILPFYITLIVNLVVESSPTLANLGRVAQVLRLMRIFRILKLARHSTGLRSLGATLKYSYREVGLLLLYLSVGISIFSVVAYTIEKEDNEGLATIPACWWWATVSMTTVGYGDVVPGSTAGKLTASACILAGILVVVLPITLIFNKFSHFYRRQKQLESAMRSCDFGDGMKEVPSVNLRDYYAYKVKSLMASLTNMSRSTPSELSLNDSLH